In Phragmites australis chromosome 16, lpPhrAust1.1, whole genome shotgun sequence, one DNA window encodes the following:
- the LOC133894752 gene encoding U-box domain-containing protein 19-like has translation MPAPHERGPQRRRRVLALSAVCPCEAISPAPLLASLVSLAADVAGRHDVAAFPALRSGAREAVRLAGVLLAFLEAVRDAAGSADVPLPSKAVLGLSELHVALQKLRFLLADCARRGARLWVLMNAELVASELRVVLGSVATAMDALPRDVVGASDEAGELGRMVSEQAWRAAVRPDAEDERAARSVRSVLAWFGSGVTPGAEDAKLVLGRVGIASWSDCSEEAAFLEAELLERLEAGGENDNDLVLISGLMAFLVYCSVVLFDRMDSKKADAAAPVTRPASCAAWINPEALQCPITLELMTDPVTVATGQTYDRASINKWIKNGCRKCPVTGERLRNAEVVPNVAVRGVIEQLLLSKGASLHEPSSKHRCAVDKTAAPFGAVSAGGVRLAVAFLIARLSRGTPEEQKKATYEVRKLSKRNVFYRACLVEADAVPWLLHLLSSTDASVQGNAVAGLLNLSKHPAGRRALMEAGGPGLIVDAVNVAAKVEARQNAAGVLFYLSSNPKYCEEISRIPEAIPTLVHLVREGAYRGRKNALVSLYGLLQCVDGHGKAVSAGAVAVVAGLLSAGGDRGDDLALDAIALLARLAEQPAGARAVVASSALVTRLVDFLGEEASRSAKEHCVALLASLGRHGGDKVLALLGKLPGLMPALYALIADGSPQAGKKARWLVNEIHRHYEQRQPPSAAPAPLAAAGDRIVRV, from the coding sequence ATGCCGGCGCCGCACGAGCGCGGgccgcagcgccgccgccgggtgCTGGCGCTGTCGGCGGTGTGCCCGTGCGAAGCCATCTCGCCGGCGCCGCTGCTAGCGTCGCTCGTCTCCCTCGCAGCCGACGTCGCCGGCCGCCACGACGTGGCAGCGTTCCCCGCGCTCCGGAGCGGGGCGCGCGAGGCCGTCCGCCTCGCGGGCGTGCTCCTCGCGTTCCTCGAGGCGGTGCGCGATGCGGCGGGGTCAGCGGATGTCCCGTTGCCCAGCAAGGCCGTGCTGGGGCTGTCGGAGCTGCACGTGGCGCTGCAGAAGCTGCGGTTCCTGCTCGCCGACTGCGCCAGGAGGGGGGCGAGGCTGTGGGTGCTCATGAACGCCGAGCTGGTCGCGTCCGAGCTCCGGGTGGTGCTGGGATCCGTGGCCACGGCGATGGACGCGCTGCCGAGGGACGTGGTGGGTGCTTCTGACGAGGCAGGGGAACTCGGGAGGATGGTGTCCGAGCAGGCGTGGCGTGCGGCGGTGCGGCCGGACGCGGAGGACGAACGCGCGGCGCGGAGCGTGCGCTCGGTGCTCGCGTGGTTCGGGAGCGGCGTCACGCCGGGCGCAGAGGACGCGAAGCTGGTGCTCGGTCGTGTCGGCATAGCCAGCTGGTCGGACTGCTCCGAGGAGGCGGCTTTCTTGGAGGCCGAGCTGCTGGAGCGCTTGGAGGCCGGCGGCGAGAATGACAACGACCTCGTGCTCATCAGCGGCCTCATGGCGTTCCTGGTGTACTGCAGCGTCGTCTTGTTTGACCGCATGGACTCCAAGAAGGCTGACGCGGCCGCACCGGTGACCAGACCGGCGAGCTGCGCGGCGTGGATCAACCCGGAGGCGCTGCAGTGCCCGATCACTCTGGAGCTGATGACCGACCCGGTGACCGTGGCCACCGGCCAGACGTACGACCGCGCATCCATCAACAAGTGGATTAAGAATGGGTGCCGGAAGTGCCCCGTCACCGGCGAGAGGCTCCGAAACGCCGAAGTCGTGCCGAACGTCGCGGTGCGCGGAGTCATCGAGCAGCTGCTACTGAGCAAGGGCGCCTCGCTCCACGAGCCCAGCAGCAAGCACCGGTGCGCGGTTGACAAGACCGCCGCGCCGTTCGGCGCGGTCTCTGCTGGCGGCGTGCGGCTCGCCGTGGCCTTCCTCATCGCGAGGCTGTCAAGGGGCACGCCGGAGGAGCAGAAGAAGGCGACGTACGAGGTCCGGAAGCTCTCGAAGCGGAACGTCTTCTACCGGGCGTGCCTCGTGGAGGCCGACGCCGTGCCGTGGCTACTCCACCTGCTCTCCTCCACGGACGCGTCCGTGCAGGGCAATGCCGTGGCGGGCCTCCTGAACCTGTCGAAGCACCCGGCCGGGCGGAGAGCGCTGATGGAGGCGGGCGGCCCGGGCCTGATCGTGGACGCTGTGAACGTCGCCGCGAAGGTCGAGGCGCGGCAGAACGCAGCGGGCGTCCTTTTCTACCTCTCGTCGAACCCCAAGTACTGCGAGGAGATCAGCCGCATCCCGGAGGCCATCCCAACGCTGGTGCACCTCGTGCGGGAGGGCGCGTACCGCGGGCGCAAGAACGCGCTGGTGAGCCTCTACGGGCTGCTCCAGTGCGTGGATGGCCACGGGAAGGCGGTGTCCGCAGGCGCCGTGGCCGTGGTCGCGGGCCTGCTGTCCGCTGGCGGCGACCGGGGGGACGACCTCGCTCTCGACGCCATCGCGCTGCTCGCGAGGCTAGCGGAGCAGCCGGCCGGCGCGCGGGCTGTCGTGGCCAGCTCGGCGCTGGTCACCCGCCTCGTGGACTTCCTCGGCGAGGAGGCGTCGCGGTCGGCGAAGGAGCACTGCGTGGCGCTGCTGGCGTCGCTGGGCCGGCACGGCGGCGACAAGGTGCTCGCGCTGCTGGGCAAGTTGCCGGGCCTCATGCCCGCGCTCTACGCGCTCATTGCCGACGGGAGCCCCCAGGCGGGCAAGAAAGCGCGGTGGCTGGTCAACGAGATCCACCGGCACTACGAGCAGCGCCAGCCGCCGTCGGCCGCGCCCGCACCACTGGCGGCAGCTGGTGACCGTATCGTTCGTGTATAG